GGAATTACTATTTATTAACAAACCAAGGTGAAACATCAACACTGTTGTAACATTTCTTCTGAAAATGTCTTTGGTCTCGTCAATCTGACACTCATTCATCACTGGACTGTTTGCCAGCAGCTTTCAATCACAAGTAAATGCCACGCAGACGCTGGACGAACtaagtctaagaacaaagactcaatgctgagaacacgcgcgcttccggtaaatcggaaaacgtcttttcagcgcaacggccaactaattggtcaaacatcttaaaacagaaaaaaagtaccaacaaattttttttggagtaaaacatcggaatttcggaattttaattaaaaatccgtagcaccgtattctgcatataaaaatcggagaaatgacggagaaaccgtagatgtgcacaggtctgtaattatacagtgaaacccctatTTTAAGATGGACTCGTTCCCTTTAGAGACCCTAGCTATTTTCTGGTGTTTTCACTTCATAAGCTGTGtcaatgtacccccattttaagactctctccagggcggggatgtagctcagtcggtagcgcgctggatatgtatccagttggccgctgtcagcgtgagtttgtccccacgttcgacgagagatttatttctcagagtcaactttgtgtgcagactctcctcggtgtccgaacacccccgtgtgtacacgcaagcacaagaccaagtgcgcacgaaaaagatcctgtaatccatgtcagagttcggtgggttatagaaacacaaaaatacccagcatgcttcctccgaaaacggcgtatggctgcctaaatggcggggtaaaaaacggtcatacacgtaaaattccactcgtgcaaaaaacacgagtgtacgtgggagtttcagcccacgaacgcagaagaagaagaagaagaagaagactctcTCCTATtaaagacctcattttctccCATATTTTGGaggccttaaaaggggggttccactgtatatgagCAAATGCCTCCAACATACTGCTGCATTCACCTGGGCCTTGGGAGCTACTGTCCAAGggaaccaatcaatcaatcaatcaatatgaggcttatatcgcgcgtattccgtgggtacagttctaagcgcagggatttatttttttattttttttatttttattttatgcaatttatattgcgcacatattcaaggcgcagggatttattttttttatttttttatttttattttatgcactttatattgcgcacatattcaaggcgcagggatttatttatgccgtgtgagatggaattttttatacacaatacatcacgcattcacatcggccagcagatcgcagccatttcggcgcatatatcctacttttcacggcctattattccaagtcacacgggtattttggtggacatttttatctatgcctatacaattttgccaggaaagactcttttgtcaatcgtgggatctttaacgtgcacaccccaatgtagtgtacacgaagggacctcggtttttcgtctcatccgaaagactagcacttgaacccaccacctaggttaggaaaggggggagaaaattgctaacgccctgacccagggtcgaactcgcaacctctcgcttccgagcgcaagtgcgttaccactcggccacccaggtcCAAGGGAACAACAAAGAACAAGAATTATACGCAAATGTATAAATGCATATTTGCACTCACATGGATATCCTCATGGCACGGATTTATCGAAAACTTCCACACTGCAGTTGCTTcaagtcacaaacacacacacacacactgtgacacacacacttggtctctctctctctcatcctctctgtcactcactcacatacacatatatatatatatatgttcactCACTTTCTGGAGATGTCCAGCGCAGAGCTCACAACAGAATCTGCCCGGAGAGACTTCAGGtgaattttcattttcttgAAGTTAAGCGGCGCTTCGTAATCATCATCAGTCAGCTCTTCTTCGTCAGATTCCTGTTTGAGAAgataaacatataaaaattagaGCAAAGttaaattttaaaagctgttaaAAGATAAGTGAAGATCTTTGGTTTCTTGTTGTTCACCGGCCCTTTATTACATCACCATCCTGTACCTCGACACTGCATGTCACAATTGGTCCTCATCTctaagactcccccccccccctccccccccctccccccccctcccccccccccccccctgcttacGATACCACTATATTTAAGCTGACACTAAAGTCCAGTACATTAACACAAAGatgcatgtacatgtatgtactcCTAATTTCATAGTGTAAAAATCACCTCATGCTCATACGACATAGGATTTGAAACTTAAAAAAAGtaaatcaggtcttaattgcttatattggacatgaattggtttatacgatttgaGTTTTatgccctcacggctttttgatgtttgcgtgtttaggtggtatcagccatctgcacttatggtagaatgaccaagatctttaacgtgccattgtggtgacacgggggtgggagatggataccgtctctgggtctgcacataaagttgacccgtgtccgtcccggcctggattcgaaccagcgacctctcgatcacaagtccagtgctctaccacctgagctacccgggcccccgagTTTGAAACTTGACATAGCAAGGTTCATTCATAAtcataaggcccaaaaaaaataggtctgtttacggtaacataggccaaaaaaatagggtcggtaggtcgggattttttttttctccaaaaaaccatatttttacgttattttgcaaaaaaaaccaaaagatttttttttcccccccccaaatgccaaaaaaaagtctagggtcgcgcaaaaaaaatagggtcggtcgggttaccgtaaacagacctatttttttgttgggcCTAATGCAATTCTAACACTGAGGGTGTTTATGACTCAAGCCAGTCAAGGTATGTGTGTGATTTAGCCCACAAAGTGTATTCTGGATTCAGAAATtgagaaatatatatatataatgtatattttgtacttaCCTAGCaggagacaaaaacaaaactaaacaaataagaaagaaaaaaagcatgcAACACAAAACTATCGCCATAAtaggtttttttattctttttaaatAGCCCAGTACTAGCCCTTGttaaactgtgtgtgcattctacataaggcaaaaaaaaaattgtctgtttctggtcacccgaccgaccctaaatttcggcgccgaccctaaacttttttttccaaactcaaaattttgttgttgttgtttttttggtggtaaaggacagggtgagaaaatgaacaacaaaaacgtgtaaaaacgaaagtccgctgacgatttgtaaatgtgttgagtgtcttgtctctatgtatagtgaatccagtctctttgcgcgatttttaaagttagttttattggtctacatttgggggtaaaaaaaaataaaaaataaaaaaatccctacctaccgaccgaccctattttttttaagccatgttaccagaaacagacaatttttttgggggggcctaatgTTCAATTATACCCACCTCATCCTCATCATTTTGTTGTGACTTCTTCCCTCCAGACTTGTGTCTCACTGGGACAACACAATGTGACAAACTTGTGGGGTGTCCTTTGTGAATCAAGGCAGAGTCACCCCCTGCCAATGACACTGTATCTACTGGCTGGAAGACGCACGACAACGTTCTGCACAACAAATAAGCGCTTGAGTTTACCGCAGCAGCACTTTGGAAATGTTTGTGTGACTGTATGATTCCTGTCCTTGCTCGTAAGTCATTTGTCTCCCTTGATGAACACACGTTCGCAAGAACTGTCATATTCCGACACCCGTGAATATAAAACGATACACCCCAGCTATCTGGAGAGAACCCATAACAACCCTGAAAATGGTGAAAGTTGTGTCGTCTGCCAAACACCGGTGAAGAGATGTATCTTGTACTATATGGGCAACGAGACAGTGGTCGAAGTTGAAAAGTTGACAGCTGCAAAAGTCTTGATGCGAAGCCTTCCCCGATTCTCGTCAGCACTCCAAGAGTGCAGGAAACAGGATTTGAAAGCATCACTGGTCAAGCTGAATGCAGAGGGTTTCTTTCAAACGTTCAAAAAGTCGGCATCAAAGAACACAAAATGACCTCTGGTTACAAACGTATCGCATGGTTTTCACTCGCTTTCACATGAAGGGGAGTAACTCCTCATTCTTTTGCATAGTGGCCTCCCTTAGAAAACCTGCTGTTCTTCAAGTTCTTGACTTTTCTTCCCATACCTAAGTTCCATACTTTGATCTGAGATTGACTTTTTATCTTTCATTTGGGATTTTCTGTGTCTTATTTATATTAAACTGGAATTTACGATCTGTGAGAACCCTTCATTGTTCAAAGTTTATTTATTTACCTTCATTCCCTTTGCATACAGCTATATTTTCAGTCCAGGTCCAACAGTGACCTATTGTTGGAGGCTGGGAATAAATAACACTGTGAGTGTGCATGTCTGTTGTGTATATTTCTCAATGGGAAGGATGGTGACTGTATCAGGGGGGATCCAggggatccagggggggggggggggggggtttcggAAACCCCCTCCTAGcctaaaaaaaaaccccacccaatagcaaacaagaagggcaaagcccatacgactcacatgcttgaccttgacattcagggtcaaggtcaaataactaaacctagcaatgacatcatacactaagaactgctttacacatttttcctaccaaaatacatgtgaccttgacccaaggtcatccaaggtcatgcaacacaaagctgttaattcaagacataggaagtacaatggtgcttattggctctttctaccatgagatatggtcacttttagtggttcactaccttattttggtcacatttcataagggtcaaagtgaccttgaccttgatcatatgtgaccaaatgtgtctcatgatgaaagcataacatgtgccccacataatttttaagtttgaaacagttatcttccatagttcagggtcaaggtcacttcaaaatatgtatacaatccaactttgaagagctcctgtgaccttgaccttgaagcaaggtaaaccaaactggtatcaaaagatggggcttactttgccctatatatcatatataggtgaggtattcaatctcaaaaacttcagagaaaatgggaaaaatagctgttttttaggcaacctttatggcccctgcgaccttgaccttgtagCAAGGTCAAGAtactatgtatgttttttggggccttgtcatcatacaccatcttgccaaatttggtactgatagactgaatagtgtccaagaaatatccaacgttaaagttttccggacggacggacgactcgggtgagtacatagactcacttttgctttgcatgtgagtcaaaaaaacccctgatggctcagattgcaccagattgctccatttacCTTGGTTTTTATCAAAATTTTCCGGGAGGGCATGTCCCCGGACCCCCTTAGGAGCCGGCCTTCGTCTTCTAAGTGACAGTATtagaaagtagttgggtaatttgttggctcaggttgcaccagatcggtcaattgtccttgttttgatccaaatttgtcttctaaatttaactttttggaaggtgtattaggggaagtgtCTTGGCTCAGAtcgcaccagattgctccattttccttgtttttatcaacattttctggggggcatgcccccagaaCCCCTaagaggttcgaacgcttcgcaccctcaactaaacgcttcgcgtcgtcgaattgtccctaaaagaaatttggaaaaaaaacctaaaagtgatgtgatccgcccctgagtaTACTTTGTTTCCGCGCATCAAACACAAATACCGCCACTAAAAACAGCAAACAACAAAGaagcaaacaataacaaaaacaaaactcacacACGTGTAAACAGAAGGCAGATAACTAAATTGGCTGATTGATCAATTGTTTACTTATGAgcctttattacagaaggaacCATAATTATGATACAATACAAATTAATGACAAACGACAACAAGATTAAAAAAATGTTCACAATTATTGTGAAAATACATTATCatttaaaaaatcaaaataagaaGAGGGTCTAACAGGAACAATTCTCTGTGCAAAATTTCAAcattttgaataaaaacaaaaatacagttaAATAAACTAGcacattaaaaaacaaacaattaaatagatttcactcttTGTTGCTTTCCTAAATGTTCACTGCTCAAGACATTCTCCTTCTCATTCATTTCATTTATGCATAAAAATCAACACTGCTGTCAACAGTTTGTAGTTacatgtacagggtgacacgaaaaaaacagatcccaccaaaagtttaatattttctgaaataatcagccgattcttttattttttcaggtgagccaagctgaaatgatgttctaacagcccaccaagtttgagcttcaagatgtcatggacaacggagcataagacatttatagtcgaggcctattttcggtcgaattctatccacgctgctcaactggaattcaaaagacagtttggacgtagagactttcctgttaaatcagttatctatggatggagggataagttcagagaccatgggactgtcaataacctcaatagtaaaaaccctaacaggggatcccactctggtcgacctaaatcagcaaggacaccgaggaatattgattcagtcagagagtctgttgtgcgcagcccgagcaaatctgttcgccggcgaaaataggcctcgactataaatgtcttatgctccgttgtccatgacatcttgaagctcaaacttggtgggctgttagaacatcatttcagcttggctcacctgaaaaaataaaagaatcggctgattatttcagaaaatattaaacttttggtgggatctgtttttttcgtgtcaccctgtagTATACTTCTTGCAAGGCATCTCCAGGACAATACAAAGATCCCTAGCAAAAATAGTTTCTCACAGTGTCTGTACAATTTTAAACACTCGCCTTCTCAAAACTGAAGACACACAAATCAACTTGCATCTGCTCCCTGAAATCCTTTTATGGCAAATAAAACCCACTTAAAATATTTCGAATTACACATGAAGAGTAGTTTGAAAGTGGACCTCCACAACTAATGTGACAATTTATACCTTCAATGGATCATACTTTAAAGTGAACAGACATGTTAGATGATTAAAGTCTCTATGGCATGCGTTCATGAAACAAGACATGAACATCGGTGGCTGAAAACAAAGACATGTTCTACAAACAAACCAGCAACTGACAAAATTTAACCTATTTCAATTTTCTTAATTGCCGTGCAAACACTGAACTCTCTTCTCTTTAGTCTGCAACTATTCTTTCCATCTAAAAGCTCAACTACATGAAAAGTACACCTACGTTAGTGTCAAGGTGAACAAACCTAAACAAGCAAAGCAACCATGaggcatagaccaaatagcctggaccgccaattcgtcacgtgacccttcgaggttacgacgctcgattttcacaggggcgcttagcgtccggtttgaaagacagtgaaaagaagcACGCTCttgttatttgtgacaatgggaggtgacaatgaacgggattttccaaaactccaaactaaacttaacacaactcatcgaaaaacatgttccatatgcactttagctgagtttattttagcattttcagaacttacctcggcaacttcgtccatgtttacaatcgacaccggatatgacatccccctgatttcgaaaggccaagaagagcggggtagtagttgcgctgagaaggatagcacgcttttctgtacctctcttcgttcctaaatgcgtgaggccgctacctcgtaatagagagaaagagcggagagagagctagttggcggtccaggataaatggtctatgcatGAGGGAACCAAAATATAAGTTTCATTATCTCAGtcacctctccccccccccccccccccccccgataaaaaaacccaccccacaCACCCCGCAACAACAGTTAAAACAAATGAACCCCTTCCCCATCtgcaaccctccccccccccccccccccccccccccaacctcccTCCTTTCCCCCAGAATAACAAAAACCCACACGAAACCATGATATATACACAACTGGTGGTTACCAGTTTTGGTTTGGGTACCACTGCTGCTGAAAACTCTGAGCATAATTGTAGTTGTAACCGCCATACTGGTTCTGAGCCatctgctgttgctgttgctgagCTTGGAAACTGGAGCTCATGCTCTGCTTTTGTAACACACGATTCCTGAAAGATGGAAAAACAattcaaataaaacatcaaatcAATGTATTCTTCATGCGTAATCCAGAACTTTCCTCGGGGTCACCTTGTGATTCAAGTTTTGCGTGCCACACCTTTTTTTATCGTGCCACAAATCCCTTTTACATTTACAATGGTACAAGTCACCTCCCAATATCGAACACATTCTGTTTAACCCAAACTTGAAACTGCCATGACCTTGAACATCGATGAGGGTTAACCAGACTATGGTCATCAAACCatagaagtgtgcaaagtttcgaGGCTCTAGCTTCAATTTCATCCAAAACCTCAACGCTAAGTTTTTCGTAAACAGACAGTCCCCTCTGACCAGCCTAACCCTCTTCATTACTATGACTATCCTGATTATTCTTAATTCAGGTGAGTGAAAAATCCGTTTTTTATTAGATTAGGCCCCTTCTGCCAAACCAAAGCCAGACATGGCATTTACTACCCTTAGGTTCAAACATCCGTCTGGTATAGGCAAATAATGCTCATGGCGTCAGAGACAAAAAATGTTGTGCTGGAATCAAATACAACTGGTTTAAACTGAAAGACTCAAAGAGGTACCTGCAGTCATCAGCGAACAGCCCATAAAATTTACAGCTGCAGTGTTTTCTCGCATAGCACTGGCAAGCACTACCAAAGAGACGCTAGCCAACTTCTAGCATTGCCTGTGGTGCTTGCAGGCCCATATAAAACACTCTAAcctaaggataaggataagattttatgtagtcttgtgaggttaccctcatggaaattcaggctgctttctccctggggaaagcgagctgccattcAGAATACAGCGCTtcctatatatatttttttttcctgcatgcatgtattcatgtttccaagccctgaggctttcgctgtgaacttgggttctttatcttgtgcatgcgtgcacacgggggtgttcggccacCAAGGAGAGtatacacaaagttgactctgggaaataaatccctcgacGAACGTGGACATCAaacccacgccgatagtgacaactggttttgcagccagcacagctaccgactgagctacttCCCAGCCCACCTAGCTTTACTCACTGATACCACTCTCGCAGCTAAATCAGGGGACAGTTCATACCTCCTGTCTTCAAAGGACTGTGGCTGCATGTTGGATGGCGCGAAGCCGGCACTGTTGCTGAAGGGTTGGGACAGCGGTTCTGCTGCTGGGCCGTTAAAAGGGCGACCACCGGACCCCCCACTCTCTGTCCCGCCCGAAGAAGACCGGTTCACACCTCGCTGATGACCATGGCCTGGAAACATACAgaaatattattattttataGAAATGACATCTTACCTGACAGTCAAAGTAATGTAGttgtacagtgggacccccttttaagacccccccaatttaagactccctcatttttaagaccttgttttctcagactttttgttcataatctCCGTAAAATCACCCCcattttaacccttacactggtgcaattctgtaacacatgttacatagccactggtgaattaacagagagaaaaataaagaaaaacggtcatgtagtttttcgcatccatgggaggtaatcggaacagaccaaacagactgagccagtagcgcgacatatgtcgtgataACCAGGTGACGGTATAcctaaagtagcgcgacatatgtcacgacaaccagcctaagggtcaagactccctccctttcaggcctgattttctcagactttctgttcaaaacctgtGTAAAATcacccccatttcaagactccctccctttaaggcctgattttctgttcaaaacctgtGTAAAATCACCCCCAtatcaagactccctccctttaaggcctgattttctgttcaaaacctgtGTAAAATCACCCCCAtatcaagactccctccctttaaggcctgactttctgttcaaaacctgtGTAAAATcacccccatttcaagactccctccctttaaggcctgattttctgactttctgttcaaaacctgtGTAAAATcacccccatttcaagactccctccctttaaggcctgattttctcagactttctgttcaaaacctgtGTAAAATcacccccatttcaagactccctccctttaaggcctgattttctcagactttctgttcaaaacctgtGTAAAATcacccccatttcaagactccctccctttaaggcctgattttctcagactttctgttcaaaacctgtGTAAAATcacccccatttcaagactccctccctttaaggcctgattttctcagacttgtggaggtcttaaagggggttccactgtactgtaagacatattttctgtcattggaaacagaaacaaagaaaatcaAAGTGTAACTGTAACACTGTCTGCGTAACTAAATATCATGATTTCATAATAGACAATACGAAAAATTCACAATAACTCAACTTATCAGCCTTTTGATTAGACAAACAGAATACACAACAGATGAAAATTGATgattaacctttcttgtttttttccaaTAAAAATATCAAGCTTTAATTGGACCAATCCACATTTCTCCACAATACAATAGGACCATCGAACTAGAGCCCTCCCTCCTCACAGTCACCACAACAAAAAGACATTGTAAGCCACAACACACATTCAGGCACTAACAGTTCCCACATgttattttttctcttttttttcttctctttcttctctgactaaaaaaaaaacggggggggggggggggggggggggggggagagagagaggaaactGGGTCTCAAATAGAAATAAAGAGCATACGTGCATACATGTACCAGTCTACCTCtaccaaataaaacacaacagttaaagggaaaacaaaaaagtctgtttacggtaacataggcaaaaaaaatagggttggtaggtcgggattgtttattttttttcccccaaaaaacaaattttgaagttattttgccaaaaaacagactttttttcccCAGATGCCCAAAAAaggtctagggtcgcgcgaataaaatagggtcggtcgggttaccgtaaacacattttgtttttttgttggcctaacacCAAACCAAAACCGAAAGCACAAAAATCATGCAAACCAGGGTAAGGGATCAGACCGGAAGCTGAGTGATGCCCCTTCTTTCTGTCGTCCATTGTATGAAATGACCTTGAGCGGTGATAATCAGACCCGCCCCTCGAGCTTCGTGATGGGGAGTCAGCGTGTTGTGAGTAGGCATGTGCGGAGGGAGAACCAGCGTGACTGTTGTCGTGCTGCGACCCTGTGCGACCTTTCAACCTCAGGTGATTGTTAAAGAGTTTGATGCCGTCCATCACTTGTATGGCGTAAGGGACGGACTCTGCATGACGGAACTCCACAAAGGCAAACTTCTTTGGAGTGCCATCTTTCTCCTTCGGTCTGAACACTTTCTCCAACGGACCTGCCTGGGAAAAGAGAAAATAATCATGttgttgggaaaaaaaaaacaagtcgcgtaaggcgaaattactacattattttagtcaagctgtggaactcacagaatgaaattgaaagtagtccgccgctagtgcaaaaggcagtgaaagtgacgagcctgtttggcgcggtagcgctgtgcttcatagcacgctttactgtacctctcttcgcttt
The sequence above is a segment of the Littorina saxatilis isolate snail1 linkage group LG3, US_GU_Lsax_2.0, whole genome shotgun sequence genome. Coding sequences within it:
- the LOC138961435 gene encoding uncharacterized protein, which encodes MLSNPVSCTLGVLTRIGEGFASRLLQLSTFQLRPLSRCPYSTRYISSPVFGRRHNFHHFQGCYGFSPDSWGVSFYIHGCRNMTVLANVCSSRETNDLRARTGIIQSHKHFQSAAAVNSSAYLLCRTLSCVFQPVDTVSLAGGDSALIHKGHPTSLSHCVVPVRHKSGGKKSQQNDEDEESDEEELTDDDYEAPLNFKKMKIHLKSLRADSVVSSALDISRNRVDEIFFGSRLRLNGEKLLKKSKQMSEGDYVDVVVERSAEEDKLLVKRVKVISVSSERTNKDKLVVIVKVWKSAFPIEDTSKSDWK
- the LOC138960829 gene encoding RNA-binding protein 7-like isoform X1 codes for the protein MGDDSTLWVGGLADQVSEDHLFELFLQAGPLEKVFRPKEKDGTPKKFAFVEFRHAESVPYAIQVMDGIKLFNNHLRLKGRTGSQHDNSHAGSPSAHAYSQHADSPSRSSRGGSDYHRSRSFHTMDDRKKGHHSASGLIPYPGHGHQRGVNRSSSGGTESGGSGGRPFNGPAAEPLSQPFSNSAGFAPSNMQPQSFEDRRNRVLQKQSMSSSFQAQQQQQQMAQNQYGGYNYNYAQSFQQQWYPNQNW
- the LOC138960829 gene encoding RNA-binding protein 7-like isoform X2; translated protein: MGDDSTLWVGGLADQVSEDHLFELFLQAGPLEKVFRPKEKDGTPKKFAFVEFRHAESVPYAIQVMDGIKLFNNHLRLKGRTGSQHDNSHAGSPSAHAYSQHADSPSRSSRGGSDYHRSRSFHTMDDRKKGHHSASGHGHQRGVNRSSSGGTESGGSGGRPFNGPAAEPLSQPFSNSAGFAPSNMQPQSFEDRRNRVLQKQSMSSSFQAQQQQQQMAQNQYGGYNYNYAQSFQQQWYPNQNW